The Streptomyces sp. NBC_00775 genome includes the window TTTCTCGGGGCGGGCCAGGGTGACCGTGGCGACCCCGTCGGCGATCTCGCACCTCAGGTGCTGCCAGTCGGGGGTGCGGGTGGCGGAGCCGGTGAAGGGACTCATGACGTGCGGCCTCCTCGGGCGGGGGCGGCGCTCTGCGACTACTCCTCGAAGCTATCACCGATCTGTGACTGTCGTCATGAGTGCGCGATAGACCTGTCGCGAAATGACCGCTTCCCGTCACCGAGTCACGGGTCCTCGATAGCCCCGTAACAGCGGGAGCACCGCGCGGGAGACGGACCGTTCACCTGGGTACACAGCCTCATGCCGGGCCGAACGTCCCGGCGGAACGCCCACCGAACGACCCGGACAGCGCCCGCCGAGCTCCTCTGTCCGGACGCGCCGTACCATTTCTAAAGTTGAAAGCAGGACAGCCTGCTCATGAACGGACTCGCCTTGCACGACACCCCCGCCCCAGCCTCCTGGCGCATCGCACTGCCGCACACCGTCGCGGCCGTGCCTGTCGCCCGCGCCCTGGTTCGCACGGCGCTGGCAGAGGTGGAGCACGCGGCCGACAGCGACACCGCTGAGCTGCTCACGGCGGAACTGGTCGCCAACGCCGTGGAGCACGCCGCGGGCGACGGCCCCATAGAGCTGGTCGTGGAGCTGATGCCGGGCGGCTGCCGGGTCGAGGTGCACGACCCGGACCCGGTGCCGCCCGCCGATCTCACGGTCCCCCACCCGATCGGCGTACCCGACCCCTGGCAGG containing:
- a CDS encoding ATP-binding protein; the encoded protein is MNGLALHDTPAPASWRIALPHTVAAVPVARALVRTALAEVEHAADSDTAELLTAELVANAVEHAAGDGPIELVVELMPGGCRVEVHDPDPVPPADLTVPHPIGVPDPWQEHGRGLLLIRALSSSCGHRPTDSGKAVWFRLPVVPPQRRPA